From the Bacteroidota bacterium genome, the window ACCTTTAACGGAGGCGGAACCAGTAGCTTTACGTTTATCTCGATAGATTCGGCAGGTATTGAAGACTCGGTTTCAAACACCATCACCATGCCGTTTACAGGACTTGGAATAAGTGGAACGGTATTTAACGATGGAAACGGTTTAACTGATAATATTGTAAACGGTACTGGTTTTAATAATCCCTCCAACATACAATTATATGCCTATTTAGTGGATGGAAATGGGGATGTGTTTGCGAAAGATACTGTTAACAGCAATGGCACCTACGATTTCACCAATATATGTAATGCCAACACAACCTATACTGTTAGAATAACAACAGACAATGTAAATGTAGGTGCTGTTGCACCTACATTAGCACACCTTCCAGCAAACTGGTTAAGTGTAGGCGAAAACCATGGTGTAAATAATTCAGCGGGAACAGGTATCGAAACAGGAATTTCTAATTCTCAAATCACAGTTTCGCTAACCACTTCCCATGTAACAAATGTTGATTTTGGAATAGAAAAACGTCCTGATGGTGCTGATAAAACAGCTTCAAGCCAAGTGAACCCAGGAGGCACTGTAAAAGTACAAACACCTAGCTTGTCTGGCACAGATGCAGAAGACGGAATCAAAGGCCAAGGACATAAATTTGTTATTAGTACTTTGCCTGGTAACGGAACCCTATATTATAATAATATCGTAGTGTCGGTTGGTGATACAATTAGTAATTATGACTCAACCTTATTAAGAGTAGATCCTACATTTACAGGAAGCGGCTCGGTTATATTTACATTCACTAGCATAGACAATGCTCTAAAAGCAGATTCTACGCCCAATACTATCACTATGCCCTTTACTGGACTTACTATTTCAGGAACGATGTTTAATGATTTGAACGGTTTGGTAGACAATGTAGTGAATGGTTCAACGCTCGACAATCCATCAGCAACTACAATGTATGCATACTTAGTAAACGGCTCGGGCAATGTAGTAGCAAAAGATACATTTAATAATGGAAATGGTACTTATACTTTTGCCAATATAGATGGTAACACTGCTTATATAATTCGCATATCAAGCAGCAATGTGAATGTAGGTGCAATTGCTCCTTCATCGGCAAACTTGCCTACGGGTTGGGTTGCGGTAGGCGATGCATTTGGCACAAACAATAGTTCAGGAAGTGGCAACCAAACTGGAACAGCAGATGTTGCTGTTACAGCAACTACAGCCTTGCTCAATATGAGTGGCGTTAACTTCGGTATAGAAAGAACCAATGTAGCCGATGCTAAGACATACGCTGGAATTAACCCCAACTTATTTAATACTCCATCTGGAAATGCCACCTATCCTTATAAAGTAACATTGAACGCACCGGCAGGCACAGCAGATGGGACAGTAAATTCAACCTCGTCTACTGTAATGCCAGGCAAAGTATCGGGTTCAGATCCAGAAGATGGTAATTACTCAGGTAGCACTGGCACTATCGGTCGCAGAACAATTGTGTTTAGCACTTTGCCTAATGCAACAAATGATATTATAGCTTATAATGATGGTACGCAACAAGTATTATTGGTAGCAAGTCCAACTACAAACGATTCTTCATTCAAATATTGGAATGCTGCTTTAAGTAGATATGAGATACCCTATTTCAACGATAACAATCTTTCCGTATTTATTAAAAACAATGGCCATACTAATTTCACCTTTAATTATGGATGGTTGGATTCTGCAAATATTACTGGCGATTTTGCAAGCTATGGCGTATCAGCCTATGGGGCTTTACCTGTAACTTGGCTTTCATTCAATGCTAAATGGAATGGCAATGATGCTAAACTACAATGGTCAACTGCCATGGAGATTAACAATGAACATTTTGAAATAGAACGTAGTTTTGATAACAAAATATTTGAGAACATCGGGCAGGAAAACGCTACAAACAATGCTAATATAAACTATTATACATTTGAAGATTTAGGGGCCAAGGATTTAGGAAAAGAAGTATTATATTATCGCATTAAACAAGTAGACAAGGACGGAAAATACACCTATTCTAAAGTTCAAATGCTTAGTACAGAAATGGATAGAACGGCAGAAGTGAGTGTAGCGGCTTATCCAAATCCAGTTGTTGAAAGTACCACCTTGAAAATATCAGGTAATAATAACGGCCTAGTATCACTGACGATTTCCGACATTGATGGTAAAACTATAAGAACTGAAACGATATCAACCTCTTCAAAATTTGAAACCACTAAGGTTATTGGACTTACAGATTTGGCAAAAGGAGTTTATTTGTTAACGCTTAAAGGCGAAAACATTAACCAAACTATTAGATTAGTAAAAATAGGCCAATAGTTATATATAAACGTGTTTCAAAGCCCCGAAAGAGTTTCTCTCTTCGGGGCTTTTTTTATTGGCTTGGTTTATGTGCATCATCATATACTTTTGCATAAAACAAAATGATATGATAATCGTTACAGGGGCGGCGGGTTTTATTGGTAGTTGCATGGTGGCAAAGCTCAATAGTATGGGTTATAAAGAAATAGTATTGGTTGATGATTTCTCGAACGGGGAGAAAAACAAAAACTTAGCTAATAAACAATATAAAGAACTTGTAGAACGTGATGTATTTGTTGAATGGGTGAAAGGAAAAGAACAACATATACAAACTATTCTGCACATAGGTGCACGAACGGATACTACTGAAACCAACAAAGATATATTCGACAAACTTAATCTGAATTATACCAAAATTATTTGGAAACTTTGTGTGGATTATGATATACCTTTAATTTATGCATCATCTGCTGCTACCTACGGTTTGGGTGAATTGGGCTATGATGATAATGAAGAACTCATACCACAATTAAAACCTTTAAATCCCTACGGAGTATCAAAAAATGAATTTGATATTTGGGCTTTAAAGCAGGAAACCAAGCCTTTCTTTTGGGCGGGGTTTAAGTTTTTCAATGTGTATGGACCCAATGAATATCATAAAGGCAGGATGGCTTCGGTAATATTTCATGCCTATAATCAATTACAAAAAAACAATTCGCAGCAACGAATAAATCTATTCAGATCACACAACCCAAACTATAGAGATGGTGGACAAATGCGAGACTTTATATATGTAAAAGATGTATGTGATGTATTATATTGGTTTATGATTAATCGAAAACATTCGGGGATATATAATCTGGGCACTGGCCATGCAGAAACTTTTGAGCAACTTGCTTTAAGTGCCATAGAGAACAGTAGTGAAGGAGGAGAAATACATTATATAGACACACCTGAAGATATACGTGAAAAATATCAGTATTATACCTGTGCAAATATGAATAAGATGCGGAGTGTTGGTTATGGTACACCTTTTTATTCTTTGCAAAACGGAATGCAAGATTATATACAAAACTATTTAAAAGCAGGAAATTATCTATAATATGAAATTCCGTATAATAGCTTTTGTTTTAGGACTAACAAGT encodes:
- a CDS encoding T9SS type A sorting domain-containing protein, which codes for TFNGGGTSSFTFISIDSAGIEDSVSNTITMPFTGLGISGTVFNDGNGLTDNIVNGTGFNNPSNIQLYAYLVDGNGDVFAKDTVNSNGTYDFTNICNANTTYTVRITTDNVNVGAVAPTLAHLPANWLSVGENHGVNNSAGTGIETGISNSQITVSLTTSHVTNVDFGIEKRPDGADKTASSQVNPGGTVKVQTPSLSGTDAEDGIKGQGHKFVISTLPGNGTLYYNNIVVSVGDTISNYDSTLLRVDPTFTGSGSVIFTFTSIDNALKADSTPNTITMPFTGLTISGTMFNDLNGLVDNVVNGSTLDNPSATTMYAYLVNGSGNVVAKDTFNNGNGTYTFANIDGNTAYIIRISSSNVNVGAIAPSSANLPTGWVAVGDAFGTNNSSGSGNQTGTADVAVTATTALLNMSGVNFGIERTNVADAKTYAGINPNLFNTPSGNATYPYKVTLNAPAGTADGTVNSTSSTVMPGKVSGSDPEDGNYSGSTGTIGRRTIVFSTLPNATNDIIAYNDGTQQVLLVASPTTNDSSFKYWNAALSRYEIPYFNDNNLSVFIKNNGHTNFTFNYGWLDSANITGDFASYGVSAYGALPVTWLSFNAKWNGNDAKLQWSTAMEINNEHFEIERSFDNKIFENIGQENATNNANINYYTFEDLGAKDLGKEVLYYRIKQVDKDGKYTYSKVQMLSTEMDRTAEVSVAAYPNPVVESTTLKISGNNNGLVSLTISDIDGKTIRTETISTSSKFETTKVIGLTDLAKGVYLLTLKGENINQTIRLVKIGQ
- the rfaD gene encoding ADP-glyceromanno-heptose 6-epimerase, translating into MIIVTGAAGFIGSCMVAKLNSMGYKEIVLVDDFSNGEKNKNLANKQYKELVERDVFVEWVKGKEQHIQTILHIGARTDTTETNKDIFDKLNLNYTKIIWKLCVDYDIPLIYASSAATYGLGELGYDDNEELIPQLKPLNPYGVSKNEFDIWALKQETKPFFWAGFKFFNVYGPNEYHKGRMASVIFHAYNQLQKNNSQQRINLFRSHNPNYRDGGQMRDFIYVKDVCDVLYWFMINRKHSGIYNLGTGHAETFEQLALSAIENSSEGGEIHYIDTPEDIREKYQYYTCANMNKMRSVGYGTPFYSLQNGMQDYIQNYLKAGNYL